In a genomic window of Muntiacus reevesi chromosome 1, mMunRee1.1, whole genome shotgun sequence:
- the LOC136166260 gene encoding olfactory receptor 7E178-like: protein MEPQNLTGVSEFFLLGLSDDPDLQPLLFGLFLSMYLVAMLGNLLIILIISSDPHLHTPMYFFLSNLSLADISISTTTIPKMLVNLQAHSKSITYAGCLAQVTFLSLFAGLESLLLTVMAYDRLVAICHPLHYLVIMNPRLCILLVLASFAVSLLTSLLHYLMMSQLTFCTKVEIPHFLCDPPQLLNLACSDTSTSKILIYFIGTIVGGIPLSGILYSYIRIISSILRVSSSAAKSKAFSTCGSHLSVVCLFYGTGLGVYLSSAVLSSPRKGAVPSVMYTVVTPMLNPFIYSLRNKDIKSTLWRIISRIA, encoded by the coding sequence ATGGAACCACAAAATCTAACGGGTGTCTCAGAATTCTTTCTCCTGGGCCTCTCAGATGATCCAGACCTGCAGCCCCTTCTCTTTGGGCTCTTCCTGTCCATGTACCTGGTGGCCATGCTTgggaacctgctcatcatcctgatCATCAGCTctgacccccacctccacacccccatgtacttcttcctctccaatttGTCCTTGGCTGACATCAGTATcagcaccaccaccatccccaagATGCTAGTGAACCTCCAGGCACACAGCAAATCCATCACCTATGCAGGCTGCCTAGCGCAGGTGACCTTCCTGTCCCTCTTCGCAGGTTTGGAGAGTCTCCTTCtgacagtgatggcctatgaccggttggtggccatctgtcaccccctACACTACCTGGTCATCATGAACCCCCGCCTATGTATCTTGCTGGTCCTGGCATCATTTGCTGTCAGTCTTTTGACCTCCCTGCTGCACTACTTGATGATGTCACAGCTTACCTTCTGTACAAAAGTGGAAATTCCTCATTTCCTTTGTGACCCTCCTCAGCTCCTCAACCTTGCCTGTTCTGATACCTCCAccagtaaaatattaatttatttcattggTACCATTGTTGGTGGGATTCCACTCTCGGGGATCCTTTACTCTTATATTCGAATTATATCCTCCATTCTGAGAGTCTCTTCATCAGCGGCTAAGtccaaagccttctccacctgtggctcTCACCTGTCcgttgtttgcttattttatggAACAGGCCTCGGGGTGTACCTCAGCTCAGCCGTCTTGTCTTCCCCCAGGAAGGGTGCAGTGCCCTcggtgatgtacactgtggtcacccctatgctgaaccccttcatctacagcctAAGGAACAAAGACATTAAGAGTACTCTGTGGAGGATTATCAGCAGAATAGCCTAA
- the LOC136166264 gene encoding olfactory receptor 7E178-like, with amino-acid sequence MEPQNLTGVSEFLLLGLSDDPELQLLLFGLFLSMYLVTVLGNLLIILAVTFYSHLHTPMYIFLSNLSLTDVSFSTTTIPKMLENLQKHSKSITYTGCLAQVTVFSLFVCLESLLLTVMAYDRLVAICHPLHYLVIMNPRLCGLLVLVSFSVSLLTSLLHYLVMSQLTFCAKVEIPHFFCDLSQLLNLACSDTSTNNILIYFIGTIFGGIPLSGILYSYTQIMSSILRISSLGGRYKAFSTCGSHLVVVCLFYGTGLGVYLSSAASSSPRKGAVASVMYTVVTPMLNPFIYSLRNKDIKTALWRIISRIA; translated from the coding sequence ATGGAACCACAGAATCTAACAGGTGTCTCAGaattcctcctcctgggcctcTCAGATGATCCAGAACTTCAGCTCCTCCTCTTTGGGCTCTTCCTGTCCATGTACCTGGTCACCGTCCTTgggaacctgctcatcatcctggctgtCACCTTTTATTCCCACCTCCATACTCCCATGTACATCTTCCTTTCTAACCTATCATTGACTGATGTCAGTTTcagcaccaccaccatccccaagATGCTAGAGAATCTCCAGAAACACAGCAAATCCATCACCTACACAGGGTGCCTAGCTCAGGTGAccgtcttttctctttttgtatgTTTGGAGAGTCTCCTTCtgacagtgatggcctatgaccggttGGTGGCCATCTGTCACCCTCTGCACTACCTGGTCATCATGAACCCCCGCCTCTGTGGCTTGTTGGTCCTGGTGTCATTTTCCGTCAGCCTTTTGACCTCCCTGTTGCACTACTTGGTAATGTCACAGCTTACCTTCTGTGCAAAAGTGGAAATACCTCATTTCTTTTGTGACCTTTCTCAACTCCTCAACCTTGCCTGTTCTGACACCTCCACCAATAACATATTAATCTATTTCATTGGCACAATCTTTGGTGGAATTCCACTCTCAGGGATCCTTTACTCTTATACTCAGATTATGTCTTCCATTCTGAGAATTTCATCTTTAGGCGGGAGGTataaagccttctccacctgtggctcTCACCTGGTagttgtttgcttattttatggAACAGGCCTTGGTGTGTATCTCAGCTCAGCTGCCTCATCTTCCCCCAGGAAGGGTGCAGTGGCCTCAGTGATGTACACTGTAGTCACCCctatgctgaaccccttcatctacagctTGAGGAACAAGGACATAAAGACTGCCCTCTGGAGGATTATCAGCAGAATAGCCTAA